In a single window of the Terriglobia bacterium genome:
- a CDS encoding cytochrome b N-terminal domain-containing protein, whose product MEQSATHEFLHNLKALPHTFKNAWFRLGKEPESEREESQATFHNFFLHIHSVRVHMRTLAPTLTFGLGLIATSSFILLTITGVLLMVYYKPSAESAYQSIKDIHFAVATGRFIRNIHRWSAQLMVAAVLLHMARVFYTGSYKKPREFNWLVGLGLLVLTLALSFTGYLLPWDQLAYWAITIGSNIANSPRELTDALGITRWFDPGGFQRRLLLGANYVGEDALIRFYLLHVFLLPLALVTLLGVHFWRIRKDGGLARPEDLPGAPAEWGGRLQRVFEPLATKTYGLMAVVKGRHATVNRGPENTVMSWPHLMWAELAVFTLTVAGTLLLSLYSDAPLKELANPAIPENPAKAPWYFLGIQELVSYSAFFGGLAIPVIVLLALALIPFLDRRAGGEGTWFGTEREHGVAWMSLFFGFACSAGMLAFTVNYGWLRNWFPDIRQIWIILINPGSILVLLYALWSLVVLKRRNSVRLAAVALFTCFLVGFTVLTYFATVHRGPNWQFYWWPSQWPVH is encoded by the coding sequence ATGGAACAATCAGCGACCCACGAATTTCTCCACAACTTGAAGGCCTTGCCGCACACCTTCAAGAATGCCTGGTTCCGTCTCGGCAAGGAGCCGGAATCGGAACGGGAGGAATCTCAGGCCACCTTTCACAACTTCTTTCTTCACATTCACAGCGTGCGGGTGCACATGCGCACGTTGGCTCCCACTCTCACCTTCGGCCTGGGCCTCATTGCCACTTCGAGCTTCATTCTCCTCACGATCACAGGCGTCCTGTTGATGGTGTACTACAAGCCTTCCGCCGAATCTGCCTACCAATCCATCAAGGACATTCATTTCGCCGTGGCTACAGGCCGGTTTATCCGGAATATCCACCGCTGGTCCGCGCAGTTGATGGTTGCCGCCGTCCTGCTGCACATGGCCCGCGTCTTCTACACCGGGAGTTACAAAAAGCCGCGCGAGTTCAACTGGCTCGTCGGCCTCGGGCTTCTCGTCCTGACACTGGCGTTGAGCTTCACCGGCTATCTCCTGCCGTGGGACCAGCTCGCCTACTGGGCGATCACCATCGGATCGAACATCGCCAACTCGCCGCGCGAGCTTACCGATGCGCTCGGGATCACCCGGTGGTTTGATCCGGGCGGATTCCAGCGCCGGCTTCTTCTGGGCGCGAACTACGTGGGTGAGGACGCGTTGATCCGCTTTTATCTGCTTCACGTATTCCTGCTGCCGCTTGCGCTTGTCACCCTGCTCGGGGTGCATTTCTGGCGCATCCGCAAAGACGGCGGCCTGGCGCGGCCGGAGGATCTGCCGGGTGCGCCCGCGGAGTGGGGCGGCCGGCTGCAGCGGGTCTTTGAGCCGCTGGCGACCAAGACTTACGGTCTGATGGCGGTGGTGAAGGGAAGGCACGCCACTGTTAATCGGGGCCCCGAAAACACGGTGATGAGCTGGCCGCACCTGATGTGGGCGGAGCTTGCGGTGTTTACCCTGACCGTGGCCGGGACGCTCCTGTTGTCTCTGTACTCCGACGCGCCGCTCAAGGAGCTTGCCAATCCTGCGATTCCCGAAAATCCCGCAAAGGCTCCCTGGTATTTTCTGGGTATTCAGGAACTCGTCTCCTACTCCGCTTTCTTTGGGGGACTGGCGATACCGGTCATCGTGCTGTTGGCCCTGGCACTGATTCCATTCCTGGACCGGCGCGCAGGAGGCGAAGGGACTTGGTTCGGCACCGAGCGGGAGCATGGGGTCGCCTGGATGTCGCTCTTCTTCGGCTTCGCCTGCTCGGCCGGCATGCTGGCTTTCACAGTCAATTACGGCTGGCTTCGCAACTGGTTCCCCGACATCCGCCAGATCTGGATCATCCTCATCAATCCCGGATCGATCCTGGTTCTGCTCTATGCCCTCTGGTCCCTGGTGGTGTTGAAGCGGCGGAACTCGGTGCGCCTGGCTGCGGTCGCCTTGTTCACCTGTTTCCTGGTCGGGTTCACGGTCCTCACCTATTTTGCGACTGTGCACCGCGGGCCGAACTGGCAATTCTACTGGTGGCCTTCGCAGTGGCCGGT